Proteins encoded within one genomic window of Hemitrygon akajei chromosome 13, sHemAka1.3, whole genome shotgun sequence:
- the LOC140737737 gene encoding urea transporter 2-like isoform X3, with protein sequence MAVFSNKGDWYWWLLLPVIAMSIMCPVLSSALTSVMERWDLPILTLPFNIAIWIYLAATGHNNNYFPQVLIQPINTPVNTTWSELSIPMLLRAIPVGVGQVYGCNNPWTGGILLFALMIASPIICLHATVGSCLGILAGLSLASPFHKIYDGLWSYNSVLACIAVGGMFYALTWQTHLLAIFCAIFSAYFGEALMNMVSLVGLPGCTWPFCLSTTLFLLMTSNNKAIYKLPLVRVSSPEENRKYYKEMRDHEQHK encoded by the exons ATGGCTGTATTTTCCAACAAAGGAGATTGGTACTGGTGGTTGCTTCTACCTGTGATTGCCATGTCAATTATGTG TCCTGTGCTTTCAAGTGCCTTGACCTCCGTGATGGAACGATGGGACCTGCCTATTTTAACTCTGCCATTTAATATTGCCATTTGGATATATTTGGCTGCAACGGGACATAACAACAATTATTTTCCCCAGGTCCTTATTCAACCCATAAACACACCAGTAAATACCACCTGGTCAGAACTCAGTATTCCAATG CTTTTGAGAGCTATTCCAGTGGGAGTTGGACAGGTCTATGGCTGCAACAATCCTTGGACTGGTGGCATTTTGCTTTTTGCATTGATGATTGCATCTCCCATTATCTGCTTGCATGCTACAGTTGGATCCTGTCTTGGTATATTGGCAG GATTATCTCTGGCTTCACCATTTCATAAAATCTATGATGGATTGTGGAGTTACAACAGCGTTCTGGCTTGCATTGCAGTCGGTGGAATGTTCTATGCCCTGACATGGCAGACCCATCTTTTGGCAATATTCTGCG CAATTTTTTCTGCATATTTTGGAGAAGCACTGATGAATATGGTGTCTCTG GTTGGGCTACCGGGATGCACTTGGCCGTTCTGCCTTTCCACGACCCTTTTCCTTTTGATGACCAGTAACAACAAAGCGATTTACAAATTGCCACTCGTTAGGGTCAGCAGCCCTGAGGAGAACAGAAAATATTACAAGGAAATGCGTGACCATGAACAACATAAATGA